One window from the genome of Lentimicrobiaceae bacterium encodes:
- the hydF gene encoding [FeFe] hydrogenase H-cluster maturation GTPase HydF yields MAQHCKAMIKGKENKPHIGIFGRRNFGKSSLINNLAGQEIAIVSDVAGTTTDPVKKSMEITGLGPVVLVDTAGIDDSGELGKKRVAKTLEALKTIDLAILVVNNNQFGEEERQLVKQFAGFAVPFIVVHSKSDREACSDAFCKQIEEGYNTRVIAFSALSPVNKELLVQSIRDFMPESAYHSRSLIGDVLQYGDTVLLITPIDIEAPEGRLILPQVQVIRDILDNDCIAVVVKEREVDTYLKRLQPQPALVITDSQVFLKADASIPRNIPLTSFSIVLARHKGDFSNYLKGTPRLSQLKDGNRILILESCTHHVSCDDIGRMKIPRWLSNFSGKKLEFEVVAGLSALPRPIHDYAMVIQCGGCVLTRKQIINRLKPAVDAGIPVTNYGMAIAYIHGIYNRAIEPFVKVNENPADYL; encoded by the coding sequence TTGGCTCAACATTGTAAAGCGATGATAAAAGGAAAAGAAAACAAACCCCACATCGGGATTTTCGGAAGAAGGAACTTTGGCAAAAGTTCGTTAATCAATAATTTGGCAGGTCAGGAAATTGCCATTGTTTCGGATGTTGCCGGAACTACTACCGATCCGGTTAAAAAATCTATGGAAATAACCGGCTTAGGTCCTGTTGTACTGGTTGACACGGCAGGCATTGACGATTCCGGGGAACTGGGCAAGAAGCGGGTGGCAAAAACGCTGGAAGCGTTGAAAACAATAGATTTGGCTATCCTTGTTGTCAATAATAACCAGTTTGGTGAAGAAGAAAGGCAGTTGGTAAAACAATTTGCCGGGTTTGCCGTTCCTTTTATCGTTGTACACAGCAAGTCGGACAGGGAAGCCTGCAGCGATGCTTTTTGCAAACAAATTGAAGAAGGATACAATACACGGGTTATTGCATTTTCGGCACTTTCGCCTGTGAATAAGGAATTACTGGTACAAAGTATCCGGGATTTTATGCCTGAATCGGCTTACCACTCCCGTTCGCTTATCGGTGATGTATTACAATATGGAGATACGGTACTTCTTATCACGCCTATTGACATAGAAGCCCCTGAAGGCAGGCTGATACTGCCACAGGTGCAGGTGATACGCGATATTCTCGACAATGACTGTATAGCCGTGGTGGTGAAAGAACGGGAGGTAGATACTTACCTTAAGAGGCTGCAACCCCAACCGGCATTGGTGATCACCGATAGCCAGGTGTTTCTGAAAGCTGATGCTTCAATTCCGCGCAACATTCCGCTAACGAGTTTCAGCATAGTTCTTGCAAGGCACAAAGGCGATTTCTCCAATTACCTGAAAGGAACACCCCGCCTTTCGCAATTGAAAGACGGTAACCGTATTCTCATCCTTGAATCCTGTACCCATCATGTTTCGTGCGACGACATCGGCAGGATGAAAATTCCCCGCTGGCTGAGTAATTTTTCGGGGAAGAAACTCGAGTTCGAGGTGGTTGCCGGTTTGAGTGCGTTGCCTCGTCCTATTCATGATTATGCAATGGTAATCCAGTGCGGTGGCTGTGTGCTTACCCGAAAGCAGATTATAAACCGGCTGAAGCCAGCAGTTGACGCAGGTATCCCGGTTACAAACTACGGAATGGCTATTGCTTACATCCATGGAATTTACAACCGGGCAATAGAGCCTTTTGTAAAAGTTAATGAAAATCCGGCAGATTACCTGTAA